ATACTATTCCTTTATTTTTGATTCCCTAAGCCCTTCATCGAACCTAACCAATTAAATCTATTTAATCACTTTCTTAATCACAATCTCTGCAATTTTAGGGCTTGCTACTTTTAAGGCCTCTGGCGCCTTTTTTAACGCTTCCGGAGCTACTTTTTTACTGACTTTAGCCATTCGATTAAATTGCTTTTTAATCGACGTTCCTCTTTTCATCGCCTCTGTTCTCTGGCGGTTTCGTTGCACGTTATTCGCTTCTGATATTTCATTAACGATGGTTTCCTTCAGCGTATCCACACCAAAATGAGCACGTTCTGGAGAAATAGACAAAGGCAAAGCCCCATCAGTAAGTAATAACTCCTGATTGTACTGTAACGCTTGCGCAATCACTTTTTCTTTAGCTGAAATGGGGTTAACCAAGTTAAATGGAGGCTCCCATTCAGTCAGAGGCTTCAAATTATCAACCTGATTGACCACGGCTAATAATTTTGGCTTTTTACGTGATACGTTTTTTGGGTCCGCGTAAAAGCCATCAAATTTGTCTTTTAGTTTTTTATCTAAATCACGAGCAGGCTGATTCGCCTTGAGTATCCAAAGCACTAAATCCGCTTGTGTCATTTCTTGTAGCATTGCCTTTTCTGTTTTTTCAGTGCCATCCAAACCTTTAAGATCGATAACTCTGACTTCGTTATCATCCACTTCCGCACTGTAAACGGTAGACGCGTCCGTAGAGGGTAATACATCGACCTCCGCAACCATTTCATTTTTTAGAATATTCACTATTGAGGATTTACCCGAGCTTGTTTGACCGACCAACACGACTCGGACCGGCTCTAGTTCAACAGCAAAACGCTTCTCATCTAACTTTGAAGCATCTGTGATTTGCAGGTCATCTTCTTCTAAACTGAATCGTCCGCTGTATAGATCAA
This Vibrio gallaecicus DNA region includes the following protein-coding sequences:
- a CDS encoding GTPase family protein; translated protein: MKKIRSFYHLLSNLSGGRWGIILISSILPVLLMALFGLFLAFKYGYVLELSIAIAVSTLVTTIPLFLLSRVSDRESQDAVESALNENGLVGEEVGDGLVKASSEWSQAELVIWNQAKLHNREHLKTDIDWVNLDKVGIEILEFVAKEFGKKTLDFSIPEGLKLFEEVGLRYKRVVKENIPGIEYLKLSYIKAGYEAYDKYGELGQKIVKAAMWANHAKNLYYNPLKVVSDLSREQATSSMTKGVVEDMQQVAKEALLDEIAAVAIDLYSGRFSLEEDDLQITDASKLDEKRFAVELEPVRVVLVGQTSSGKSSIVNILKNEMVAEVDVLPSTDASTVYSAEVDDNEVRVIDLKGLDGTEKTEKAMLQEMTQADLVLWILKANQPARDLDKKLKDKFDGFYADPKNVSRKKPKLLAVVNQVDNLKPLTEWEPPFNLVNPISAKEKVIAQALQYNQELLLTDGALPLSISPERAHFGVDTLKETIVNEISEANNVQRNRQRTEAMKRGTSIKKQFNRMAKVSKKVAPEALKKAPEALKVASPKIAEIVIKKVIK